Below is a genomic region from Miscanthus floridulus cultivar M001 chromosome 1, ASM1932011v1, whole genome shotgun sequence.
ATCAGGAATTGCTAGTGCTGCTTGAGTTTCCATGTAGAAGTAGTACTGGGATTCAAGTTTTACCTGTGGGCACAAAAATACTAGGCGTGAGTGTTTGCCCTTGCTGGAAATTCAGagtgtatatataaatatatcctTTTGAACATAACAAAGTGTTCTGTACCTCTGCTGATAGAATCTTGTGGTCAGCTTCAGACATCCCTTTGTTGTAGTCACCAACTGGCTTTGGAGCTAAAAATGGGGGAATTTGGAAGTAGCTGTTTCTTTGGATGGCATCTTCTATTGTCAGAATTGGTGGCTGCAGATTTTCTGTGCTATACTCAACAACAGCTTGCTTTGCAGCCATATTAGCATACTTTTGTGTTTCAGCAATCTGAGTGAATTGAAAAGCAACAAGATACGATAAGCTTGCCTGGTTATACAAAAACATATTTCTATTTTTGTGTAATCTGAAATAACACTAAAGAAACATTACCACAACACCAATATTTTGACCAGCAAATTCAGCGATTGGATCCGCAAATAGTGGTTCATCTCCTAGCACCGTCAGGAAGGTGCTTCCAACATTTTCTCCACCGCTTGGAATATCCTTTGCAGTTATAACTGTGATGACCTTCTGTGAAGCCAAGGATGATTTGAAGTTGATACTTTTCACATGAGCATGAGGATGTGTGCTGTAGATAAATGCCCCATAGAGGCAATCCTTGGGAGCaagaatatcatcaacatacacagCCTCCCCTGTATAAGAAAAATGAATATGGTTTAGTGCATTTTTAAGAGAGGAATCAGTAGAGAATGCTGGGACGGAAGCTTATGAGATGGTTCTGCACTGACCAATCTATTGTACTAATAAAGACAAAAAAAAGGAGCCGTGAGATGATTATTTTGTGGAGTATACAGAAGAAAAGAGGTTCACCACAGTGGAACATGTTTGGAAGTTCAAGCTAAATCAGTTTATGCATCGGTATAAGAGTATATACCTGAAGCTTGGATCTCTGCCCCGACTTTCTTGATCGGCTTGCCAACAGGCTTGTACTCATCGCTGAAAACCATTTCTTGTCTTGAATGTATTGGCAAATCATTGCTGTCAACCTTAAGATGCTTCTCAGGTGAGTCCATAGTGCTACGATTTGTAGTTCCATTAGTATATGACCCGGTGGGAGTATCAATATGTGATGGTGCATTCGAACTGTTGGCAAGGGAAGATAGGAAATTGAACAAGAAACTGACAGCCAAACTGATCCTATATTCACGATGTGTAGTGTCTTCTGACGGTGAAACGGTATCTTTGAGTAGTTGAATTGCTTCAAGTATCACAAATGAGCTCAGTGATTTTCCCTTCAAGAAATCCTCAACCTTCTTAGCTCTGATGGCATGATCGACTCCGTAGGCACCAAATGCCAAGcatatatcctcaattagatGACCGCCTGATGTCCTTGCCAAGAAAGCTGAATTGACATATGAGACAGCATTGCCAAGTGGACGAGGTGCTGCTCGGAAAGTCTCATAGGTGACATCATCTGAACCCCAGTCCGGGATAAATATGCTCAGCAGCAGGGTTCTATAATCACATGGAGGCTGCTGCAAGAACTCCTCCAAAGTGAAGGACAGCCTTTTGGAAGCCACCTGGATTGTGACTGTCGAACCTGCAGCTAGGAGCACGGTTGCAATGTCCGATTCGAATGGCAACCTTTGTGCCATCATTATGTTTCCACCTATGGTTGCAGTGTTCCGAACAAATGGTGAAGCCACTTTGTTCAGGTGATCAGCAATCTTTCTGAAGACTAGATTTCCATCTGACAGCACCTCAATAGCTTTAGAGATGGACACAACTGATCCAAGCTCAATTCCTTCGCTGCTTCTGTTGATGACAGAAAGCTCTGGGATTCCTTTGATGTCAATGTACTTGTCATAGAGGTCCTGATCCTTGTACACTCCAGACCCAGTGTTTGAAGCTACAATCTTCACAGAATTTTCATCAAACCAGTTGGAATCAAACAACCTGTGAAGCTCTTCCATGCTCTTAGGATGGTACCAGCCGTCGTCGGAGACTGCAATCGGAACATCATTTTCCTGCTTCAGTGTAGACTTGATCTCGGATTTGAGAAACTCTGGAAATGTGCAAATGGCGCCACTGTTGTAGCCCGGCAGCTTGCTGACTTCTGCAGGTTCGTCACCCTTCTTCCAGAAGCAATTGAGGCCCAGGTCCTCGAGGTCAACATCAGAGGCAAAGCTTTTGCAGGCGTCAACAATGGGTCTGTACCCGGTGCAGCGGCAAAGGTTGCCAGAGACAGCCTTCTCTGCCTCCGAGGATGTGATCTTGGAGAAGCCAGCGGGAGGCTCTGGGCGATCGGACTTCTTGTCGGCCTTGACAAGGGCGGAGAAGATGGACATACACATGCCGGGTGTGCAGAAGCCGCACTGCGAGGCATGGAAGCCGGAGAGGCGCTGCTGCACGGGGTGGTAGCCATCCCTGGTGTTGCCGATTCCCTCACTGGTGGTCACCGAGCAACGGTCCACGCTGTGCAGCAGCGTCAGGCAGGAGCTAGCAGAGAACTCGGTCACCTCGTCTGTTTCCGGGTCGTACTTGGAGATGAGGACCACGCATGCACCGCAGCCACCTGCCACAATGTGAAATTGTAAAAGCGGGATGACTTTAGCTCGTTTATCTTCACACTTCACTGTACATGAAGAATAGCAGATATTTTTGCATTCAGAGATAAATGTAGAAGCTGATGCTAATTCTATAGAACGAAGGTGCAGGAAAATTCAAAGTTTACATTGTAACCTCGTTATATAAAGCAAATACTATATAGTTCAAAAGATAATTCCTGTTTCTTGTAGTATTAGCTTCCTGTGTAGTATGTCCCAAACATAATAGTACCTGATTTTTTAAAATATAATGATTCTTTTTATTAAGTAAACAGTCAGTCGAGTCCTGCCTGAGAGCAAATGCAGGACGGTATTCCTTCCATTGAAAAATGCAAGACGTCTTTTATTCTGAGAAAAGTCAAACTCTGTGCATTTCTGTATAGCAATCAGTCTGACTATCAGTATTGCATTATTGGTTTTAGTGTATAAAAAATGCAGAAGCATCTTTAGGGATCTGTATTTTAAAGTCCTTGCACATCATATTAACTTTCTAGCTATAACTGTTGTAGTTTGCAAGAAGCATCTGTATTTATTTCTTGTAGCTGGTATCGAGGCACATAGGTTGATGAAATAGTAGCAGCCAAGGCAGGTTGTGCCTTTCGATCTCTATGGATGGATTGGTCTTAGCTTCTTGGGATGTCCGATCCGTGAGACGGTGACATCCCAAGCAAAAAAATAGGAGGTACACAAGAAAATCGAAGCTATATATCCAATGGGAATTCCACTCCACTGGATGAAATGGACGAAAGATAGCGCCAGCGCCCATGCATCAGGGAACGAAAAGGCACTGGCATCCTCTCGATCTGCAATCTAAAGTTGGCGAAGAGAATGCACATGCACGCAAATACATAATAGGAGACTCCAAGGAAAACTAGCTACCATGTGTGCTTGGAAGTTGCCAAGAAGCCCAGAACGAAACATAGTGTAGAGAGTAGAGAGGAGAGCCGAAAGCTCAACAATGGCGCTCTGATCTGACGTAACGTACCTTCGCCGCAGCCGAGCTTGGGCCCCCTGACGGGCGTCTGGGTGCGCAGGAACTCCAGCAGCGACGTCGACGGGGCCACGCCGGCCGCCTCGTACCGCTTGCCGTTGACGGCCAGCACCACCGTCGACGACGACTCCGCTGCGGCTGCCTCCTTCCCCATCTCCTCCTGCACAGCACAGCACCTCTGGGTCTGGGGAGCCGATCGATGGTGCCTGCCGTCCTGTTTATTTATACGAGTCCCCGACCTGCTCCTGCAGCCGGCCGGGCGGCGGTATGTTGATGCACGCGCTGACGTCGCCGGCGGCCAGGATGCGAAAGCGTCCTCGCAGCTGCAGTGCAGGCCTGTCAACAAGTCAAGGAGCAGGACCGATGGCATCATGCATGTGCCTCCCAGTGTTTGGCTCTATGTAATGTAGGAGTAGTATATTCGTAGCCGGTGCATGCTTTGCAAAAACAAATACGGAAATGATCCAGCCAGCGTATTGGACTAGCGAGCATCCAATCAGCATGCATTTTTTCAGTCGTATAAGATACTACTAGTACAAGTGTACAGGTACAAGGCCACAAGCCAGCAATGCAAGCGATCGGGGAGATCAGAGATGCGCGCGGCGTGGACGGGCGATGGCGCGGGTGGACGGCAGCGGCAAAAACGTCGGCGGCGGACGGTTCGCGCGAGCTGCCCTGCCCTGGCAATGCATTTCAGGTTTTCAGCGTTTGGTCAGCCGGCGCAGCGACGAGCGGAAAATCTCGCCACCCGTGAGTCGCGACGCGAAGCCAACGGGGTCCTCCTGCACGTACGCGCATGACCTCGTCTCCGGTTTGCCGGGCACGCGCCGTTTTCGGTTGGACTTCGAAGGCACCCGTTTATTTCCTCCGTCCCGAAATGATAATCAGAAGGTTTCTTATTTGACATTTGACACCTAAAGTCTAAAGATAACTCGATTCTTTATATGACCATGATCTTTGAATTTTAAACAAGCTAGTGCCCGGACATCCTGACGGACGAGCGTGTCTAGAGGCCCGCACAGCCCGCCCCGTCCACCTAGATTCTCTCCGCCCCGCACGCGCACCTTATCCTTGTCGCTGCGCCCGTTGCTCCTTCACctcaccccctcctctctctccgtgCGGACGGGACCCGGGAGCTAGGATGAACGACTGAGGACGAGTAGGACCTGTCCGCAGGCACTCGACATGCCGCGCGCCCTGTCCGCCGCCCCCTGGCGCGCCATGCGCCCCATCCGTAGGCCCCCGGCTCGCCACGACCCATCCcccgtgaaaggatcaagatacccaagaggggagatggattgggttaattctaaatttttgcaatatttaagtcctacacttagcccatttcacctcttgtgcctaaaatgtgtttctattatttttccgcacaaaagttttgcaccataggttccaatcatactctagcatgacaattctaggaatgtaaagacatgaaatgaattgctcaaaggtaaatactcaaaataaagagagggaaaggaacacggcgatgtttttcgaggtatcggagagtcgccactccccactagtcctcgttggagcacccgtgcaagggtgtagctctccttaattcgcgcaaggatcaaatgctctctatgggctgattctttgacactccgtcgcggtgaatcgttCACAGCcactcacaacatgacttgggtcatccacaagctccgccggatgatcatcaagctcccaatcaccaccgagccgtctaggtaatgacgatcaccaagagtaacaagcacaaactctcacttgaccaagaccaacctaatgagaaaggtagatgcacacttgctacttcctatgcactaatgaggtccttaatcttggattatcaaatctcaatcacctcactatgctcttgctctctcttgcactccaaaggtgtttctcagctgaacaaatgggcaagagatctCTTATGGACGAGTGGattaagtatttataccccctcattcaaaacataacgtttggaggctgagtcatcacactgcgggctgaccgaacgctccggtcagttgtaCCCGCCACTGTGTTAGAAAGAGTCGTTAAGTTCTGAtcagactctgaccagcgtccggtcagcacccaccggacgcgttcggtcaagaaAAAGCCTCTTTAGAACCTctatggagtcgaccgaacgcaggAACCCAGCGTCCCgtgctcctccactcagcgtccggtcagtaccagacgactacaattgattaaatgaactgaccggactcacctttcagcgtccggtcacaaccagaccagcattCAGTTAGTACCAGACGACTGcagttgatcaaataaactgactggactcacctttcagcgtccggtcacaaccagaccagcgtccagtcagtcatttgacccttcattcacttccaactcaaaatcctatgtgaatgaagttgactccaattaatcttagggctattcctgagccacctagtgctaggtttgacaattgtgcaccacacctaacatattagacttaccta
It encodes:
- the LOC136477452 gene encoding indole-3-acetaldehyde oxidase-like, giving the protein MGKEAAAAESSSTVVLAVNGKRYEAAGVAPSTSLLEFLRTQTPVRGPKLGCGEGGCGACVVLISKYDPETDEVTEFSASSCLTLLHSVDRCSVTTSEGIGNTRDGYHPVQQRLSGFHASQCGFCTPGMCMSIFSALVKADKKSDRPEPPAGFSKITSSEAEKAVSGNLCRCTGYRPIVDACKSFASDVDLEDLGLNCFWKKGDEPAEVSKLPGYNSGAICTFPEFLKSEIKSTLKQENDVPIAVSDDGWYHPKSMEELHRLFDSNWFDENSVKIVASNTGSGVYKDQDLYDKYIDIKGIPELSVINRSSEGIELGSVVSISKAIEVLSDGNLVFRKIADHLNKVASPFVRNTATIGGNIMMAQRLPFESDIATVLLAAGSTVTIQVASKRLSFTLEEFLQQPPCDYRTLLLSIFIPDWGSDDVTYETFRAAPRPLGNAVSYVNSAFLARTSGGHLIEDICLAFGAYGVDHAIRAKKVEDFLKGKSLSSFVILEAIQLLKDTVSPSEDTTHREYRISLAVSFLFNFLSSLANSSNAPSHIDTPTGSYTNGTTNRSTMDSPEKHLKVDSNDLPIHSRQEMVFSDEYKPVGKPIKKVGAEIQASGEAVYVDDILAPKDCLYGAFIYSTHPHAHVKSINFKSSLASQKVITVITAKDIPSGGENVGSTFLTVLGDEPLFADPIAEFAGQNIGVVIAETQKYANMAAKQAVVEYSTENLQPPILTIEDAIQRNSYFQIPPFLAPKPVGDYNKGMSEADHKILSAEVKLESQYYFYMETQAALAIPDEDNCITIYSSAQMPELTQSLIARCLGIPFHNVRVISRRVGGGFGGKAMKAAHTACACALAAFKLRRPVRMYLDRKTDMIMAGGRHPMKAKYSVGFKSDGKITALHLDLGINAGISADVSPIMPRAIIGALKKYNWGNLEFDTKVCKTNVSSKSAMRAPGDVQGSFIAEAIIEHVASVLALDTNTVRRKNLHDFESLQVFFGESAGEASTYSLVSMFDKLVLSPEYQHRAAMIEHFNSSNKWKKRGISCVPAIYEVSLRPTPGKVSIMNDGSIAVEVGGIEIGQGLWTKVKQMTAFGLGQMCPDGGECLLDKVRVIQADTLSLIQGGWTAGSTTSESSCEAVRQSCAVLVERLKPIKESLEAESNTVEWSALIAQASMASVNLSAQAYWTPDPSFTNYLNYGAGTSEVEVDILTGATTILRSDLVYDCGQSLNPAVDLGQIEGCFVQGIGFFTNEDYKTNSDGLVIHDGTWTYKIPTVDNIPKEFNVQMFNSARDKKRVLSSKASGEPPLLLASSVHCAMREAIRAARKEFSVSTGPANSAVTFQMDVPATMPVVKELCGLDVVERYLESVSAAGAGPNATKA